TTTAGTGGTGAACCTTGAGAAAAATGACCGACTTACTGTCAGTACCTATAGCAACTGCAACAATGTCATGTGGGACTTGAGCTTATGATGCAGAGTTGGTTGACTAGTAGTTAAAattcagatgtacatgtataccttaatAGTTTGGCCACCTCATTCTAGAGATGGAGAGTTATTGGAAGCCACAGTAGTTTTAGGTAGAGGGCTCATTGTAGAGTGTCAAAACACCTTAATGATTGTATGGCAGTATCAGCCAAAAGTTGAACTGTTAGCAGTAGAATGTCAGGATTTAATAGTTGTCTGGCCACCACACCCTAAAGATGGAGAACTAGTGGTGTAATGTCACAATGGCCTGTAGGTCTCTTACCTTCTACCATCTCATTTATACTTTCTTCTCCTGTCTTACTGACTATGCACATTCCATTGATTTATATCTTCCTCACTGCAGTTGTCCCCAGAAGCATGCCTTGGCCCTGCTGTCAGCCCTGACCATGAAGGACTTGGGGATCGCCTTTACCATTGATGATGAGGACCTGATGACACTAGTACTACGCTGTATCAAGGAGTCAAAGTGCAGGTACTACTTATTACTGAGTTTATATAAACTTTTCTCTCAAGCTTAGATAAAATGATGATATAAAGACCACAAAATTGACAATGAAAAATGGCCTTTATAGCCAAGTTATATTGCTATACTCAACAcaagaaaatatcaataaaaccaGAGGAAATTATTATTCTATtgcaaaaacataatttaaaaaaagaaatatttacacctATACCAATGAAGCATTGGTGATTAAGAGATAAGCGGTAACAAGAAGGGTCTCTTATTTATATCAAGTACTTGTATTATTGTAGACATGTATGTGCAGAAGCTGCTTGTGTCCTAGCCAACACCTTTATGACACGGAGTCGTGGTCGCTGCCGTGACCTGATGGTTCATATCGCTGACTATCTGGTACCAGCCACCATGGAGATAGAACTGTTACAGGCTTACAGTCTAGCTGGGGACACTCAGAAACTGCCACTGATTAGGAACCGGCACGAACGGGAAACACAGCTGTGGAACGGACTACATACGCTGTGTCGTGTGATGTGTGACATCATACGTAGAGAAGGTAGTGATCATACATCAACTGTTACAAAATATGACAGTAGTGGTAGGGCACTGTTTGAACTAGATTGAAGAAATGCCATCAGTATACTGATCAAGGTACTGTGTTGTATCCTTGAGCAGGATGATAATTGACTTAGCTGATAATGAGTAGTAAACTGTCAGTGGCTAAATGGCAGCTCAGACTGAATGCTCCCCAGAGATTTACAACATTGGCTTATTGCAAAAACAAAATCCACTAATACTGATACTATAATTTGGAATTACGTTGATTAGCTCTATTGTGGTGATATCTGTATggtttgttttatgtttcatagATTTATGGATGTATTCCAGAATGGCCCATTTTAAGATAAGATGTTCAATGCAGTACAAATGATGAACAGTGTTTTAATGACCTTGCATCTTTGATAGCTAAGGTAGAAGTGGATGATGATGGCTGTCCACAGAAGATTGGCCTGACAGCGTCCACTACCTCTGGTACGCCGTCCCCGGGAGTGTCCGTCATCAGTCACTGTGTCAGGGTACTCACCAATGTCTGTATCTGGGCTGCTAGTAAATCCAGACATGACTTCTACAAGATAGACCTGCATCAGTTCGCACATGTAGAATCACAGAGGTACATGTCCAAATCTTGAAATCACATCACTCTGTATACAGAAGTAAATTAACTTTAGATTCAACGTTTACATTTAAGATATAAAGTCATCATCAAAATGAGTTTTGTAAATGAAGTATCCTCAATTTGTCTAATTTTAAGTTTCCGAATAAGGGGAAACCAGATATTCTCATAATTCATTCAAGATTTATTTGTGTGCATGGCTATGGTCTAAAAGTATTATAAATGTGGAATTCTGTCCTGTCCTGTATCCTACAAATGACTTGTTGACTTACTCATTCGAGATTTACTGTGGGAATAAAGTATTTCTCTATCTCATCATAGCTGAAGGAAAATTATCTTCACTTGCGTTTGAAGGAGCAGGCAGATTATAACACATGGCCAACAAATATGGAGGAAAAGTTTATATGCTAGACACCATGAAGCTTTTGAAGGGTGTGAACAATTCTCATgaattatttattcaaaatattttgtctgCCATATATTTGAATTCCCCTTTACTGTGATAATTGTGTACAGAACtttgaatatatgtattaaacaatGTTGTAGGCTGAAGCTGTCCAAACTGAACAAAGTCCTCACCCATTTTATCTGGGACATCGCAGGACGTCTTATCGCTGTGGTAATGGCCCAGTTCTCCTCCCAGCTGCGTCGTCTGCTTGTTTTGGCTGACCTTTTATATGACCCAAAGATGAGAATGAAACAGGACATATCGGGTACTGTGGTTAAAAAAGGCACCAATCAGAGGCTCCTTGTGGAGAGGGCAATTTTAAGGAATGGGACTGTGGACCTCTCCCAGATGTTCGTGAGGGCTGAAATTGAACTGATAAAAGTCTGCCTGGATTTCTTCTTATGCATATCTCTGTGTACCTGTAAAGAGTTTCCAAATCTGCAGAAGCATGCAACTCCACCAGGAAGTGATAATAACAGAAATAATTCTAATAAAGGCACCACAAATGGCCGACCTCCCAGTAGTAAGTCGGTCAATGGTCGCCCACCTTCTGGTGCAGGCAAGAAGGAAAACGGCTGGGTCAGCAATAACGTGGAAAAATCCGGGTATGTAAAAGTCTTTTTATTTGTTAgcgtttcaaaatatttcattgttctTGACTTCTGTCTTCATGAAATCAAAGAAACTGATCACCAAATAAGTATTGTAGTCTACCATTTATTCAAATTCTGTTAAAACATGAGGAAATTCTTCAGTTATATTTCaaatgtgaaatttatattgtgCGTCTTATATTCTTTACATAGctgttaaattatttaaatgtgaTTTCACCTTAAATTACCCATGAAATTATCTAGAAATGTAAACTTTTACAAAGAAGTTACCAAAGATGACAGGAGATATCTTggattttgtgttttaaagaagaagttgttttgcaggttttgattttgttttatgtccTGTTAACAGATAAAAATTATGATTATTGAAGAATATATCAGATTATAAACTAACGAGTACCTTCAGCTAGGATTAATTCGATAGTTTGGTATGATCATCATGGTACAGTTAAACATAATGCATTGAACTTACCAAAATTACTAGATTTACTggggaaaaaaatcattaacttAAAATGATTTGAATATTAAATTAGGAAGGAGACCAACACTGATGCTGACAATGAATCAAAGTCGGCTAAACAGAGCACGGAGAACGATCAAGGCCTGGCTAGTGAGCGGAGGAATCTCCGAAGATATTTGTACGAGGCTGGTGTATTCTACTGTGTGACGCCACTACTGAGTGCTTCTGATCATCTATGTCAGGTTTGTACAATACCACATCTCTAATTTTGACATCAAAAGGTGTGTTATGTGTGATTTGAAGTGATATTATAGCTGATCTTCACAAAAAGATCCAATATttgcagccatcttggatgttTAGaggtgaccttgacattttCTTCGGAAATTTATCATCTTCTTTGGAccttgtattttcatttttttaaaattaaaaatcattttattttcagactTTGCAGAAATTTAAAACCGAATACCTCAGAAATGCTTTGCTTTAAAGTGATCATAGATTACATTATTGTTATCACAGAAGAAAATGCTTGATCAAACATTAAATAATATGAGATTAGGCAATAGAGTTTTATGTACAGATTGTTGCATGACAGAGTTTGTGTTTCCTGTTTGCAGTGCTGGACACCATAGTGTAGggtatgaatgaccttgaaataAGATAAAGGTCAACCTTGTATTCACCATTATGTAGCAACACATGCACCTTTCTTTTTCAACTTTTTTGTCagatcaaatacagaatacatgtttaaagaaaaatgaaacaaacataacaaaattTGTGTCAATATCGTTATTTAATTGTCAATTTTAGAATTGAAGTCATAACAACTTTCTATACTTTTAAATTTTCTGTGATTTGTCCATGCATTATGTATTaggtaaaatataatttgtgaAATGAATAAAGATTCCATGTGTTTGCTAAAAGTATATAGAGTGATTCtcaaaaatctaaataaaaagTAGTTTAAGAATCGGTATCagcaatattaaaaataatagttACAACCATGCTTATTTTTGTCAATGCATTGTACATTCTATTGCAATTACAAATTGCAAATATGTATTTCCCAATTCTCTTCATTCAGTTTATCTCCATATGCATGCATGGAAAAGTTTCTATTTCACTTAGTATATGCTTTGAACTACTAATATTTTTTGCTAATCAGCTTCCCAGAGGTACTTTGTAAACACATACCAGGGAACATGCATGCAATGTGAAATTCCTTTTCTGTCTTCATCAAAGAATGTTCAACATTTCACAATtcatttcattctttttttgtCTACATTTTGTGAGTTTTTTGTGTGGCTATATATTTATTGCAGTGATTTATCATATTAAATGATGACATTTAAAAGGCACATGTTAGTGATAACCTTGTGATATACAAGCTAAGGTTGGGGTAAGGATGGTCAGCAACATATCTAAAATTTTCACTTATTTTTTTATCTGCTCAGAACAACATAATTTTTTAGGACAATGTAAATGCAGTTctaaagtaatttcattttcatattgtCCACTTCGTTATAAACAAAAGGGTCAGTTTTATATACCAGTAAATGATTGACACTTTCAGTCCCAGaaagatttgtttttgtttttagaaacTCTATACAGAATACATTCATTGTGTGGGTATAAAGTGAGAATGTTGTTCTATGTAATAATTGCTATTCTGAACAAAATAGAAACAAGAGATAATAGCTGTATATTAATTAACACattaataattggtgttaattaCTGTAACAGGTCCTTGCCTGTCAGATCCTCAGATGTAACATACAACCCATAGAAGAGAAGATCCTTTTTCCTTCATCCAAGGCAACTCGAAGAAGGTATGTTAAATGTAACCATCTCTTGATCAAAATGTTTGAGGGTATTTGTTTGCATTGTAGTCATATTTAAGAACAAGTGATTTAGAGGAAATGCTGATGAAAATTGTCTGTTCAACTTTTGCATAATgtagagttatttgcccttgtaggtaaatattgattgtgacataaCACTGACGATATGACGGTATTATATACTGAGAGACACATACCATAACTATCAATACAGATCCATAAGGGGggataactcagtaatatattcCTTTATCAGGCCACACTCGGCAGTAAACAGGAAGGATATGGAAAAGAAACTAAACGTCGCCCTCCACCAGATGTCACCAGACTTTGCTGTGATCATTAAGGAGGCGATAGGTCCTCGGCCTGGGTCAGCGCACCCGGCCTTCAGCGTGTCATCAGGATCGGGCGACACTGACGAGACGATGACGGTCAGCTCCACCTCGGGAGACGGTATTGATGACCCGGAGACTGCAGCCCGATTGGCTGAGTGTAagattatgattttttaaacCTCTTTTCATGACCTAACTAAATTAATTAGTGAAGTGAGTTCCCCCTCTTTGTCTTCTGTTATGAATCTAAGTACCATATTTACCCTTTATTCAAAGGATCATAATTATGTTCTGTCTACCGAAAGGTAGTTTTGTAATTCAAAGATTATTGATACATTTGTTTGGCAAATTGATGTTGAAATTTTATCCTAGAATATTCTTCAAGAATCAAAAAGGAGCTAAAAAGgacatatgtaaaatgtattttaatattcatataaaaaCAGGAATATTATTGGATTAGGAATTATTTTGCTCAGTCTTTAAAATATCAGTTGatgatgtattatatacattattgtataaatattaaagGCAATGCATTCATTTAACTCACAATTAAGTTTTTTGACAGTTGTAGAACAGAGTAAGAAAACCGAGAAGATAAAGAAGTCAGTGGACTTTGGTATACCAGTTACTGGTCTGACCCTTGACCCGCGACAGCCTATGGCTCAGCAGTGTCGCCAGCTGCTGGTCAAGGAGGCTGGACACAGGGTCATTTCAGGGGTGTTCACGGCTCCTAAGGCAAACAGGCGACATCTCATCTCTCTCATCTACGATGTTGTACACTTTGGAGATGTAAGTATAACATCGCTGTACATTTAGATGTACCTGGGTTTATTTAAGATTACTTTTGgagaaacaaaatcattttatgcCAATTATTTTAGACTGTCTTGCTCTTCATCAAAATACGAAGAACCCCAATATACAACCACATTATGAGTCAACAAATTAGTAACACATACTATATTTACCATTGGAATAAAAGTTGACTATGTAAAACTTTGAGTCCATGTGTAGTAGCTACATTGCATATAGTTATAGTCATGCAAAATAACAAGCATAGATAATCCCTCAATTTTAGTGCTGATATTCATATCTGAAAACAGATGTGTTTATCTCAGATATGATGCTgctttgaaaacaaaattattaacttTACAGCATGAACTTCACATGAAGCTTGCAGAGTTTGGCTGTATGCAGAAATTACTGGATTTCATTAGAGTCAACACTGAGAGTGAGCTTCTGGAGATAATTGGTATGTATTACTAAAGAGAGTGAACTTGAACTTCTAGAGATTATTGTTATGTATTCCTAGAGATAGTGAACTTCTGGAGATTATTGGTATGTGTTACGAAAGAGAGTGAACTTGAACTTCTAGAGATTATTGTTATGCATTCCTAGCGATAGTGAAATTCTAGAGATTACTGGAAGGTAATCCTAGCGATAGTGAACTTCTAGAGATTACTGGAAGGTAATTCTAGAGATAGTGAACTTCTAGagattattgttatatattccTAGCGATAGAACTTAAGCGATAGTGAACTTCTAGAGATTACTGGAAGGTAATCCTAGCGATAGTGAACTTCTAGAGATTACTGGAAGGTAATTCTAGAGATAGTGAACTTCTAGAGATTATTGttagggctgttccagcaaaacatatatggcaccCAGGGAAGGCACTTTAAAAACTAGTATTTGCCATGGtgggttcaaaataaaatcacctCTGTGCCAGAGTGGCttttcaataaaatcacttctttgggtgggtctatctgaagcaatttttgaaatgaaatgcaaaatttgtgttttataatgttgTTGTCAGTCACCCTGACTACAAAATTAACAGTTGagaataattttaatttctgtcAATAATGTGTTGTTTatcttcaataaaaaacaatcattttatttcatggGTGTTTTGATATACACgtaatgacagaatatttatttaaaatattaatatacattCAAACTTATCAATGGTACAGAGAAACAATGGATTAGTTTTGGAAAAATACTGTTGTCATCAACAGATCATTATTTAAATTCACTGGTATTAAGTCGAGGAGATAGTGGCAGTTCACAAGCTAAAGTGTGAATGTCTAGATGTCTACACTTGCATTACGTTTGTGAAATACTTCTGTATCTTTAGTAGAATTCCGCTGGTTCTGCGAGGATTGTATCTTTATACAAATTTAGAATAGATGCAGCATATCAAACAATAGTTCACTGCACCACATACTGTGCAATTTTGTCCCGGGACTCTTCAGTGATActagaaatcaaaatatgtaaatccAAAAAGATGTTggagcaaaataaaaaattaaatcgcTTCTATACCATAATCTTGttcacaaaaaaatagatatgtgtgagggtcaacaaaattgaaaatcgcTTCTATCGGTGACTCTACAAATTTCAAAGTGCCTTCCCCccctaccatatatgttttgctggaacagcccttatGTATTCCTAGCGATAGTGAACTTCTAGAGATTACTGAAAGGTAATCCTAGAGATAGTGAACTTCTAGAGATTATTGGTATGCATTTCTAGAGAGTTAACTTCTGGAGAATATTGGTATATATTCCTAGAGAGAGTGAACTGCTGGATGTAATTGGTAGGTTATCCTAGAGATTCTGGAgattattctgtctttgcatattaaaaagTTAGCTCCATTGCGGGTAGTtatcgattgttatgtcattacttggtgagcgcaattcacatcgttttctcctaaaagtatgacattatgcttgtaaacacatgacgttacaatcaatacctacccacaagggcagataactctgtaatatacaaatacggAATGGGTTTGTAATCCTGAATACAGTGAACTTCAGTGAGATTgcatgtatatagatatcatTCTAGAATAGAGTTAACTTGGAAAATTTTTATTACACCATAGTATTCTCACTACCAGCAGAAGATTAAGACAGTGTAATTATTTTGTGTGACTGTAAAGCTATGTGTTTTTGTTTCAAGGGTTAATTATCATCCAGATGTTGATAAAGAGTGACCCCCGCCTTCGGCAGATATTTGAACGCCATGGTGGCACGAGGCTGATGATGACCATGATGTCCAAGTACAACAGTGGACCATTGAGGGACGAAATTAAAAACACCATGAGGACAGTGTCCAGTACTGGTCAGTATATAGATCATGATAGGTCATTCTAGGTCAATAGAGGTTGTATGTGGTATCTTTCAACATCATTGGAGGAGGGGCAGTATTTGTTCATTGTTCAACAGACATCACTATCATTAATCACCTAGTATTTCAGTTCTTTGGgtatttttgatatacatattgcccatgtagatataattttaaaatagataaaatagatAATAGATAATTTGCATTCCCAAAGTGATTCACTTCTACATTAAACTTCAGGgtgttattgatatattaccACTACAGCCTTCCAACTTTGAGTTTCAAGTTTTCAAATTTTACTGTGGACAGTTGCAATAGTAAaggtaataatatacaataggtgttttttctccaggtactgcGATTTTCCTCTGGCATAtcctaaatgaccctggctgataataagatgtaaaacaaaaacaaacaaacatttcaatttcatcCTAGTTTTCTTCACTGGCATTTTGTCTCATGAAATTCGCCTTTTAACAGGTATCACCGCACAGCCGTCTCGGCCCAAGCCTGTGgataaggggagacaacccaCAGATGTGTGGGACCAGGTAAGATTTGTTTAAATAAAGTGATGTATTATCTCATTTGGAGATCAGGACAGTGTTAAAATTACAACTTTTATCTGTTAATTTTTCAATCttatcatttttatgtaatgGTTTAATAATTATAAGTTAATGGTTCTTAAAGATTAAGTGCTGTCAATCTTTCATACTGAAAATGGACAGGATATTGGCAtgtcaataacatatttgaaaattgatttgTATTTCTAATATTCCTGACATTATGATACTTAAACAGTATGGGTACTTCTAGTATGTATAAGCCCAGTATATGCACGATTATAAAATTTTGTCAGATTCAACTGAGGTGGAAAGATGAAGATAAAGTCAAAACAGTACTACGCAACTGGAGGAGTGATGGAAAGAAATAAAGATGGAGAGACCGGAGAAGTGATGGAAAGGGATGAAGATGGAGGGACTGCAGAAGTGATAAAAAGAGATAAAGATAAGAGAAACAGAAGAAGGGATGGAAGAGATGAAAACGGAAAAACTTTAGGTAGCAACATggagtatttttatttttttcgctGAAAGTTTATTCTAGACTTTTTGATAATATCCGTCCATACATGGTTTTTTTGTGGTTCTGTAGTAAACTGTAGAGAACTTGTCAGTGTTTCTCACTATTGATATTGTTTGactttgatagaaaaaaaagcaatattttgcaatatatgtAGTTCAGTTTGATAATAGCTTTTTATgatattatgtaataaatgcaccttttaaatcaaaattatacaaTAGTAATGAACAATAGTATTGAACATTctatttaatttgtatatcaCTTATTAACACCTATTAatttatttgtaacatttcacTTAAGctaatttattatcatttttatttatttcataccaATTCAGAAACATTTGTCATAtgatttgattaatttattGTATTCCTTTGCTTAAAACTGATGTTGCCAAATCCTTTTCTCAAACAATGATAATAAGgattattgtattttaatcagattgccttTGGTTATACCTTGTTCTATATATTCACAGGCAATTTTCATGGTAAAGAATATTTGATTACCAAATTTTAACACCTGTATCTTCATTTATTCATCTTTTCATTTTGTCTCGATCAGTTTGAATCTACTTTACATTGTTTTTGATGTATTGCATTTAAGTTAACAACAGACTTTTTgctaatgtatatgtataataattgtttttattagctTAAAAACATTGTACTTAgtatttgattttttacatGGTAGAAGTTTTGGTATAAAATAAAGCAAACCATTTTGATGTTTCATACACCTGTGAGTTTCAATTTAAAATGCTTGGATTTGTGCAACCGTGATATAATGTTGTTAGAGTAATTTATTaagttttcaatttaaaatgatAGATTTGTGCTAAGATAATGTTGTTAGAGTAATTTAGTGAGTTTGAATTATCTTTATGTGTGAAAATTTTCATTACATCAATTCATGTACTTTAGAAAAAAATCACCCTAATAGATATTgagttttgattaaaaagaaaaaaagcatTTTCAAAACTCTGACAATTTATTCATGATCTTGTATTATTTCAAAGTACCGATACCCTATTTGAGAATCTCAATTTTAATGCAATATTGTTTAAAAGGAgcattttctattgtttttgatggtaattatatatattctgaCATCCTGTGGTCCAAGCCATGCAGTCTGATTTTGTGCCAATAATGTAATGGTGTAATTTTAAGGTATGAATTTTTTATTTGCTTATTTGGATATCCTACCTCTAGTCAGATAACACCTTGATATTAACATCTGCTAGTTCTTGCCAACTTcaattgcaattaattatctttaatattttatcttgaagtaaaattagaaattcaaacttttcaatggtggtaatcgggtaaagtaagtaacttttataactgaagaaaaatacaaatttgtctgctcttgttttttattgaaaaaaacccTATTTGTTAGCAattgagcatctttaagttttcaTAAAGCATATGATTGGAGACATACATTATGATAATTCTTGTTTGATgattatataaagaaaattaatgGTGTTGAAATTGCACCTTTTTAGAGGTGGGTGATTATATAAGAACATTAGTGCTGATTGATTTAccaatttttaattgattttacaaGGTAGTTAATGACTAATACAccaatttgttttgtgtttgtttacacaacAATTTTCTTGTTATTAATTTAGAATTAATGTTCTGTAtgttagatatatacatacaaatctAATTTAGTGAAGCTAgctataatatatgtatgttctTTCAAACAGAACTTGTTAAAACTGATACTGGGAGGATGCTAAACATATTGATACCtaaacaaaacttaaaaactATTTACATTCCTATAACCTTTGATTTATACATTCCAGTGCTAAGCTAATGGTATTTTACgaagtatttgtaaaaaaaaaaattgatgcaTCATTCTAACCATGCTTATAATCCGTCCAGTGTTATGCCTTTTCATATATTAACTTAAAACCCTGGATTTTAGCCATTgctaatgtttatatttagtaGATCTGCTGTGATCAATTTTGTGTCAAACTATGTATTTTTGCATCTTTTGCAAagtgatttatttataaaaaaaatttttttttgcaaaaataataataaagtggTTAGTAATCTATTGTAACAGtgtttaatgttgttttttcccaaagaagatttttgtgttttaatgcAGTAGAAAGTTGCAATTATGTACAGTGCTATTGGAATATTATCTTGTAATGACTGCTGTTTCTCCCATACCTGACAGGGTCATCCcatggttgctagggaaaagataaccaGGGTAGgaaaaagacagctcacatgcACTAGACAgtgatgtcatcaatacatgcggcaaCCATTTTTACGCACATTGACGTTCGTATCAACCATTTCTtgttaaagtatgggagaaccatcaaacatgggcctgtcaggtgaacagggatatctcaatccgagtgaaagattttggctaatCAACCTGAGcgttgatggtcaaaatctttcactcgggttgagatatccctgtaagattctattattgaATCTGTCTCTTACTGGGTTAATGtcaatttgaaaattacattcCACAGATACCAATTACACCCATTGGGCCTCaaacatcctcaatactccaggggttactaattcactgacattatatccacccctggactatctcatagtaaactgaaggagaaaaaaaatgaccaatTGCAGGTCTGCAAAGACTTACTTTGATGATTGCTGAGTGAGTGACACCCAACATCAAAACAAATTGGTTAACCACAATGTACcattattcgattcttttgcctccagttttactatgagatagtccaggggtggatatagtgtcagtgatagtaacccctggagtatcaatgATGGGCCTCTCAGAGGACTTCTGAATGATACCTTCTTCAACAGGTATGAGGGCTAATAACTTTCCAAggtcattttgaaaaatgagGTCATTTTGTAGTACATGTAGCTGGTGTCTACCTCATCAAAAAGCTTgcaatattgttgaaattgaaatagtAGCTGTAAAGTATCATATCTTAGAATACAACTCAAATGTTATTAACTGATATATTATTCAACATAGTATTAGTATTTACAGgctcaaaaattatttttaattactatTTATTAACATAAATTAGACCCTTGGACTAGATGTTACAGAATACTATAGCATATCGCAATTTAGGTATCCTTGacactccaggagttactaccACTTATGTTATacccacccctggactatctcatagtaaaactgaaagcaACAGAAGACCAATAATATTTGATCAACAACGGAAATATAAAATAGTACACTGTGGTTgcctgtgttgctttgaagtttgACATTGCTctatctgtaatcttcaaaggaagtatCTTCAGACCTGTGACTGGTCAGTTCTTTTCTCATGAactgtctccagttttactatgaggtaatccaggggtggatataacaccagtgatagtaatccctggagtatcaaggatgcaaTTTAGACAGTCACTTTACAATCCAGACAGTATACCATGTTCACCAAGTGAGAATCAATGCTGCGATTTTAGGTACGTATACGGCCATTGAACTTGAATG
The nucleotide sequence above comes from Argopecten irradians isolate NY chromosome 1, Ai_NY, whole genome shotgun sequence. Encoded proteins:
- the LOC138327404 gene encoding uncharacterized protein, which produces MEYLTSWNQDESQTQIGKTKNLEIQGSGHGDVIQKFIPHAPHAPPSRPASRPPSRVKSAKKRMDMFRAAEDPDSEDIEAILTRMEQVNQAPRDLQMYTGCECVTQPQKPKQPDIKHSPEPTVESYGDDSDSDNEDEVELPTLLGMLQKLSDAPLKRTSNKAFLTLVSSLDSKSEVDTKQVEQILAFLADEVIVEVQELALGLVKQLCFHKGNTAKFMVADILNKVEKILLSMRPLQPYVAAVGVLEAIASHEEYLAVWLEPVMRVFPGLMRHLQIEETVEAKYAICCLFRRLAQYPQLSWNIQNEAIPVIDVTRGNSVKMSEVYTQVMMEAVQHSDEISLGLIQNGAIPTATKILQDGPCCPQKHALALLSALTMKDLGIAFTIDDEDLMTLVLRCIKESKCRHVCAEAACVLANTFMTRSRGRCRDLMVHIADYLVPATMEIELLQAYSLAGDTQKLPLIRNRHERETQLWNGLHTLCRVMCDIIRREAKVEVDDDGCPQKIGLTASTTSGTPSPGVSVISHCVRVLTNVCIWAASKSRHDFYKIDLHQFAHVESQRLKLSKLNKVLTHFIWDIAGRLIAVVMAQFSSQLRRLLVLADLLYDPKMRMKQDISGTVVKKGTNQRLLVERAILRNGTVDLSQMFVRAEIELIKVCLDFFLCISLCTCKEFPNLQKHATPPGSDNNRNNSNKGTTNGRPPSSKSVNGRPPSGAGKKENGWVSNNVEKSGKETNTDADNESKSAKQSTENDQGLASERRNLRRYLYEAGVFYCVTPLLSASDHLCQVLACQILRCNIQPIEEKILFPSSKATRRRPHSAVNRKDMEKKLNVALHQMSPDFAVIIKEAIGPRPGSAHPAFSVSSGSGDTDETMTVSSTSGDGIDDPETAARLAEFVEQSKKTEKIKKSVDFGIPVTGLTLDPRQPMAQQCRQLLVKEAGHRVISGVFTAPKANRRHLISLIYDVVHFGDHELHMKLAEFGCMQKLLDFIRVNTESELLEIIGLIIIQMLIKSDPRLRQIFERHGGTRLMMTMMSKYNSGPLRDEIKNTMRTVSSTGITAQPSRPKPVDKGRQPTDVWDQIQLRWKDEDKVKTVLRNWRSDGKK